Below is a window of Desmonostoc muscorum LEGE 12446 DNA.
AGATTCAAAGCTGCTTGATTATGAGCGCCTTTGAGCAGTTCCCAAAGCAGCCCTTCTAGCATCCCCAAGCCGTAATGCTGGAGATACTGGGGTAAATGGGTATGATAAGACGCCACTAAGGGGATTTTCAGGATTTTGCTATAAAATATGCCAGATAAACCCAAAACTGCTGGATTCACGACATGAATAATATCTGGCTGAAACTCTTCTAAAGTGTAACCAATGGCTGGGCGGGGAAGTGCCATTTTTAATTCTGGATACAATGGCAGAGGAAAGCCAGTAACGCCGTAAACTTTAGCGCCTTTGTGTTCTGTTATGCCTCCATCAGGGGCAATCACCAGCACTTGATTACCATTGCGTTGTAGATGATCAACGGTGTGGCGCAGGCGCGTTACAATGCCGTCAACCTTGGGCAAAAAGGTTTCGGTGAATAGAGCAATTCTCATAAAAAACTATTCAGTCCAGGCAGATAATCTCAGCTTTTCTTGCGTTTCGCTATCAAACACAGAGTAAACTATCTCCCGTGGTGTAATCAATTGTTCACAGTCAGACTTAATGTTTTGGCGCTGCTTTTGTACAAAGTCTGAGATGTCCTCAATGTTTAAAATCCAATCTTTGGCGTAAGCAGTTAGCACTTGACCCCGTAACCCTAACTGAATAGCACGTCGTTCTAATTTTGTCCCAGATGGGTGATGGTCTGGGTCCCACTGCAAGCGAACTTGTGAGTGCTTCAGTGCTGTTTGCCACGCACTTATATTGGGATAAAGTTCTGGAACGTAGCTCGAATGAACAGCCGCTCTTAAAATTTCATCAAAAGCTGAACGCTTAATCCAAATAGCTAACACTACCTCTTGCCCAATTTTTGTACCCCATCCAGAACGATACATCATCCAGAGGAAGTTAGGTTTTATCCAACTCATGCGGTCAAAACTGAACTTACCACCAAAATAACCGTAGGTGGCGGCGAAGTTCCCAATAGCTGGACGATATGCCTGATAAACAACTATTGAATGGTCGTCATATTGTGCTAGGATATGACGACCAGTTTTTGGCCAGTTATTGACTTGAGTTAAATAAGGTTCCGTTATCAGCCGCACGTGGGGTAAACTCTAACTTCTGTGCCAAGAGACTTTGGGCAGAATTTGTTTTTTATCAACTCGTTTTTGATACTTGATTGCAAAGTTTAACAGAGAATCAAGTAAAGAATCAGAAAGAAAATGCGGCTGTAAACCTAAATCCAGCAATTTGGTGTTTTTAGCGTTAAAGTAATGTTCTTCTTTCTCGACTCTGGGATTATCTAGGTGATTGATTTCTACATTCAACCCCATTGCATTCCCAGCTTTTTTCACCAATAATGCCAAGTCGCCGACGCTGAATTGTTCGGTAAATTGGTTAAATACGCGGAATTCGCCAGCTTCGGCAGGGTTAGCGATCGCTAATTCCACACATCTGACTGTATCCCGAATATCCAAAAATCCGCGAGTTTGTCCACCTTTGCCGTAAACGGTCAGGGGGTGTCCAATGGCTGCTTGAATACAAAAACGGTTCAGTGCGGTACCAAACACGCCATCATAATCCAGCCGATTAATCAATAATTCGTCCATCCCCGTTTCTTCGGTTAAGACGCCGTAAACCACACCCTGATTTAAATCCGTTGCCCGCAATCCCCAAATCCGGCAAGCAAAGTGAATGTTATGACTATCATGGACTTTGCTCAAATGGTACATCGAACCAGGTTGCTTGGGATAAGGTAGGGTATCCTTGCGTCCATTGTGTTCAATGGTGATGTACCCCTCTTCGATGTCAATGTTGGGTGTACCGTATTCACCCATCGTCCCCAGCTTCACCAAATGACAATCTGGGAAATCTTCCCGCATGGCATACAGTATGTTCAACGTACCAACTACGTTATTTACCTGGGTGACAACTGCATGTTCGCGGTCAATCATCGAAAATGGAGCCGAGCGCTGTTCGCCAAAATGCACTATGGCATTTGGCTGAAATTGATGTAATGCTTTGTTGAGAAACTCGTAATTAGTAATATCGCCAATGAACAGGTCGATAGATTTACCAGTTAAATCTTGCCAGCGCTGGAGGCGTTGCTGAATAAGTGCGATCGGGGTGAGAGTTTCAACACCCAGCTCATTATCCCAGTGCCGCCGCACCAAACTATCTAAAATTCCAACTTCATAACCTCGATTGGAAAGGTAAAGAGCAGTTGCCCAACCGCAATATCCATCGCCACCAATAACCAGGACTTTCATCTTCACCAGTTTTTACTCGCTGATAGCTAAATCTATCAGGTTTCTGTCCCCTCTCAATCATCATTCTGAGAGAGATGTAGATTTTAGGGGAATGGGGAGTGGGGAGTAGGGAGTAGGGGGGATGAGGGAGATGAGGGAGATGAGAGAGCAGGGGATGCAGGGGGGAAATAACTCAGCACGCGGCTCACCGCCCCGGTATCGCTAACAGCACTCCCAATGCTCCATAACTTAAGACTTTGGAATCCGATACTGCTGGGCAATGTAATAAAACAAGGGGTAGTAATCTGGAAATTTTTGGCTGTTACTTCGTCCCTGCCAGTAGTATTTCACTTGATTCTGAGTTAGTGTCAGTGTCATTGAAGCTGCTCGTTGGTCGGCTTCTACAACCAGTACCCCAGATATTCCTTGGGCAGTCTGAAAGTTGGGTTTTATCTTTTTCCCAGGCTCCTGGTCTTTGACAATGGAATTTGGTAGCTGTTGACTTGCCCACCCGCGAATTTTCACTGAGTTATCCTGTGGTGAAATAAACGTAATTCCATCATTGTTTTCTGGGGCTGCCAAAGAAGTCCAATTACTGGGATATGGAAACTCAAAACCATAACGGGAGTTGCTATAAGTTTTCCAGGCGATCGCTTCGACGTTAAAATCAGTCCCAGCACAACCCCACAGGATTATTAACAGGGCAGTGAAAGAGCTAACGCTGGCGGCAAACCGATAAATTATTCGCCCCAAAGTACAGGTTTTATTAGCAGTAGCCATTTACATCACGCATTTTGCCACAAGTAATTAAAAAATAAGCCAAGTCAGTCAATCATTGCTTCATAACTAGTTCTCGTTGCCGGAAAAATCTCAGCATGGCTAGTTATCAACAGCATTTCAGCCACAAATATAAACAAATGTAACGAAACTGCCGTCAAAACGTTTTACCGTCTTGACAACCAATAAAAGAACCGATAACTTGATATACATACCCGGGTAAGACCGTTAAAGAGTTATATGCAAACGCAAACTAAGCAAAAGGTCACTTTGTATTTATCGCCAGAGTTGCACAGAAAACTGAAGATTCGTTCAGCAGTTGACTGCCAACACATGTCAGAACTTGCCGAACGTGCCCTCGTTTTTTACCTGTCTAATTCAGAATTAGTTGATGAAGTGGAAGCTTCATCTTATGGGCGGACTCATAGAGTTTATTCATGCCCAACTTGTGATAGCTCACTAGTCTTACGTGATGGGGAACTGGTTAATTTGGGCAATCAACCAGGAGTAGTTGGTCAAGAGCATCTTTCCATTGATGAAATGGATGAAGATGAAACCCATCCCAAGGGTGAGGAAGAGTTGGTTCCTTGCTAGATAGGAATGATGAATG
It encodes the following:
- a CDS encoding DUF4291 domain-containing protein, coding for MRLITEPYLTQVNNWPKTGRHILAQYDDHSIVVYQAYRPAIGNFAATYGYFGGKFSFDRMSWIKPNFLWMMYRSGWGTKIGQEVVLAIWIKRSAFDEILRAAVHSSYVPELYPNISAWQTALKHSQVRLQWDPDHHPSGTKLERRAIQLGLRGQVLTAYAKDWILNIEDISDFVQKQRQNIKSDCEQLITPREIVYSVFDSETQEKLRLSAWTE
- a CDS encoding NAD-dependent epimerase/dehydratase family protein — protein: MKVLVIGGDGYCGWATALYLSNRGYEVGILDSLVRRHWDNELGVETLTPIALIQQRLQRWQDLTGKSIDLFIGDITNYEFLNKALHQFQPNAIVHFGEQRSAPFSMIDREHAVVTQVNNVVGTLNILYAMREDFPDCHLVKLGTMGEYGTPNIDIEEGYITIEHNGRKDTLPYPKQPGSMYHLSKVHDSHNIHFACRIWGLRATDLNQGVVYGVLTEETGMDELLINRLDYDGVFGTALNRFCIQAAIGHPLTVYGKGGQTRGFLDIRDTVRCVELAIANPAEAGEFRVFNQFTEQFSVGDLALLVKKAGNAMGLNVEINHLDNPRVEKEEHYFNAKNTKLLDLGLQPHFLSDSLLDSLLNFAIKYQKRVDKKQILPKVSWHRS